GCAGTACCTTAGTTAAGGAAGCCAAAGGCAAGGTGGTAGGCTGTTGGTGGGCAGGCAAGTTAAGGGTTGGCtgaggaaggcgaggaggtACTCCTACTACGACTGCTAGTACCACCTCGAGGAGTGGATtgaccggggggggagggaccCAACGACGAGTACCCTAAGCGTCGCACTGCTGAATTGTAGTGTACTGGGACCGCACCATACCGTGTCAGGGGCGCGCGAGAATGACGAGGAGTTGCACAAGGGGTTTCCAAGGTTGGCTGGGGAGGGCACTAAGGTGTGTccaggtacctacagtaccttAGTAGAGTAGGGGAGGGTACGAAAACCGAACGTGCGATAGGGCATCCaaccggggggggaggggtgggtTATGACCTATGGAAGGTAGTACGTACTTGCTTGCACCACAGTGGGtgtggagggggaggcgacTTATGACGGCACCGCTGAGATGGGCGGTTGACGAGCGTGCCAGTGGAGCGCGCCGGCAGGGGTGACATGGGCGGTGGGGGGGAGCGGATACCTTGTACCTTTACCACGTCAGtttggggaggagggcagggaTGCGGGGCCACGGAGGTGTGCACCGTCGGGTGTCAGTGCACCAATGTGGATTGTTTGAGGCCCTggggcgcgccggcgacacTGACTGGAGCCCGTCGCCAGTGGCCTCTACTTCAATGCTTGTAGGTCAAGCACTAAAGGTGCCTCTAAACCTCACGGTCTTTAGTGCCCGAGTGCTGCACCGGAGCGCTTGCCTCCATCCAGCACAGTGTGCCGAAAGCGGgagccctgctgctggtggaggTGGCTGCCAGAACGGAATAGGCGCGCAGACAGACACGCAGTAGCAGATCGCAGTGCGCATGTCTCGTTCTGCAAGATGACCCAGAGACGCGaagaagcaagcaagcaaaagTAAGCGCCGACCTGGATGACcccagagcagcagcagtggtgacgatggaagggtcggacggacggacggactggCCCTCCTACTATCCATCCACTCCGGCACCAGCGCTGATGAATGACGAAAGGGGCGTGCAATGCTGGAGTGACTGAGCCCTGGGGGTGCTGCCAGCGGTCGCGGCGCGTGCTCTCTCTGGAGCCACTGGCGGCTGgcctggcggtggcgatTCAATCCCGGAGTCGTCGACTTCGAGTCAGTGAGTGGGCAGTGCGTGTAGTTTAACAGGCGATCCTGTAATTAATCTGTGCGGAAAAAGTACGGCTCCTACTCGCCGCTGTCTCGTTTCCCTTGCTTGCGGCTTGTCTGGCTCTTGGGCTGCTCcgctggcgaggcgcagAGTCGCCGACAAGAGAATGTTGCTGTGCCGATGAACACTCACTCGGGCAGCCGGTACTAAGGTATGGCGATCTggcttgcccgccgccccccttcgTGAGGACGAGAAAGAAAGGGAAAACCCGCcgcctacttcgtacctacctgcttgcttgctcgtTGGCGCTGAAGCCGTCAAAGGAGCAATGCGTTTCTCACGTCGCGCGAGGGTTGAACCAGCGGGTGGTCGGTTTCCGTCACGAGGGGTCCCTGGGTTGCTCCTTCTCCACGTTTGTTGgtactgccgctgccgctgccgcggctgctgccaaTGCTTTCGGGGCTCAGGGGCGTCGCGGGAGGGCGTCAGTGTAGGCGAGAGCGACGGTGCGGCACTGTGCTATATTATAATGCCCCCTGGTACCCGAACAAGTGCTTGCCTGGGCTGACCGGCGGCCCGGTTGCCAGCGAGCAAACGAGGGCAGCAACCGTCTCGTGGCGCTCTGGGGGTGTAAGTTGAGTGGGTTGAGcagagcggcgacggtgggGTACCACCTGTTTTCCCTTGTGCGGATCCAGCCCAGCATTAGGTTTTGATGTCTGTGCCTGTCAAATATGCAGTGCTGGTCGTCCGCCTGTGTCCATGTACCTACTAACCAACCTACGCAATTGCTGTGGGTGTCGAGCTTTTGCGTGTTGAGTGTGTGCCGCGGAAACGGGTGTGATTGGGGCCGGTGGAGGCTACGTAATAAGCAGAATTGATTGATTGACACGCGACTTGCGGAGGGATTGGCACGGCGAATgaacggatggatggatgaataCATGAATGAATGATGATGAAGGAATggggccgtcgtcatgctgtcgtcgcccggtgatgacgatgcgcggGGGACATGGGATGGGCTGGGCCAGACTGGGTCGCCCAAGAACGGCACAACCTTAGTACGCGAGtcgatggatgatgatgccctgAGCCGCGAATcgctgcccccgccgcccgccaacaAAGGGACAGACAAGACACACACGCCCTCGTGCTACAGAAAGCTCCGCCTTgcacgatgacggcgtcccGTGACGATGTCGCTCCCCCCCTCATAACTGTACTGTACCACACACAGCccgcttgcccgcccgcaacaacacacacagacagacagtAGGGCGTCGTGTTGAGCTGGCGCCGACTCGAgccgagaaaaaaaagggggggagcgggGATGATGGTCGGTCGGTTCGGATggatgccgctgctgctcctggaCTGCACTGGACCCTTGGGCGGTGCTCGCCTCTCAGATACGTGATGGTgaggtacctaggtatgGAACGACATGGGCCCACTGTCGTCGGCAGGCAGCGCGTTCACAATGATGGAATGTCTGCAGAGGGGAGGGCCACTGACCGTTGCTGCAACGGAggtgccagccagcggcccacgatggatggatggcgtTTGTGCGGCAAAAATGCCATGCCAGTGATGCCCCATTCttcccatccatccgtctgTCCAGGcgaaggcggcagcggcggcgcgcactAGGCCACGGCTCCAGCGAgctggggcgggcagggTGCACCTTGTCTCCCATGCCCTTCTTGCCTTCCTCCAggccctgccttgcctgccatGCCCCCGCTCCTTCGGATTGCACGACAtgtgctgctcggcgacgtcggcggcacgaTGGCAGAATGCAGTGGACATATATGCATGCATTAGTAGGTAACGGGGCGGCAGGCATTCTCCATCAGTcgccatccacccacccaccgcGTCGTCTGCGTCTCGCGCGTCCACTTTCGTAGGTGAGCGGCGCTGTGTCTCCACTGGCAGTTTCAGGGGACCGACATCCATGGCACGCTAGGGCTGGACGATGCGATTAGGGGACCACGTCCCGTCGTTGTCGGGTTgcagccgcctccgcctcgcctcaaGAGGGCGGGGGGACAGGGGGAACGGATGGAAAAGCAGAAAACGGGATCAGCGCCCCCCGTGACGCCATAGGTGCCAGGTACGTACTTTAGGTATTGCGTACCTATACTTTACCTACCAGGCATCTTGGCTGGAATGCTTCGTACTGGGTACTACATTTTCCACCACATCATTCACTGCTACCTCAGCATGCTCATCAGACTCCGGACAGACCCGGAGGCGCCCCCCTTCCACGACAAGCCCCTGCAGCAGGCATGCACGACTTTTGGGACCAGCGATCCGTTCTCTCCCCTCGgttgtgcgtgcgtgcgagaGAGCTCAAATCACCTCAGATGCGGACGCGGACACGGACAGACAGGGCATCTGTGCAGCTGCTTCGACGCAGCCACCGCATCGGCCGGCCCCACGATTGGTATCTTAGTACCTTACGCAGATGGCAGCTTGGGCAGGTGCTGTACCAAAGCATGAAGGAAGTTGGCAGGCCTGTACGAGCGAAGTTTGGGTACATGTAAGCTATTGAGGCCTGGACGGAACAATTTGCGTGACCGCCGCGACCGGGTTGCGTTCCGGTAAGGTGCATGCGGTAGCGGTTATCGTGTGTTGTCACCCTCGTGGGCACCACTAGCTTCCCATGAGAGGAGGGCCTTACCTATTTGCTGGTACTGGCAGCACTAGTACCTGATGGTAGTAGCGGCAGTTGGTAAAGGGGCCAAACCGTTGGCAGAAGCTCGCTTTTGCCGCCCACAAACGCAGCCCCCAGTTCCCCCACACGCACAGCGCACACGGAACACAGCCAAagagcacacacacacacacacccgaccgacacacacacacgcccaCAACACCGCGCAAGTTCAACCCAAAGGCGGCCGCAGTGCGCAcagcgcatcatcatcagagaccccaggcaggcacctcAGGCGGGCACTAGCAGggctggccggcaaggcTGGGCCAACAGAGGCAAGCCAAGCAGGTCCGTGGATGGTAGCCGTATTATCAAGTTTTTGTTGTCTCTTTCCTCACTCACCTCTAGTGACTACGGCCCGGGGCAGAAGATTGTAGAAGACGGGATCTTGGttgtcgtgctgctgctgctgctgcaagttGTTGTCGATATCGCAGGTGCCGGTGCTGTCTGGTGCGTGTCATCTTTACCCAAGTACTGTGCCTTACTCTATgggtacctaggtactttGGGCCAAGGCACTCTCGACATCATGCCTAGGTACCTGTCATGTCTAGCATGGTTGCACGACGCGCACAATTGCAACTTCCCTCCCTAAAGTGATCGTGAGACCGGCCAGGCATCGACGAGCGGCACAAATCCGCTGGAGACTCTTTCAGCAAAGGCATCCGTAAGTGGGAGGAGCAGCCAAGGTACCTTCCCTTTACCACACCTATTACCCCTACGTGCACAAGTACAGTACCTGGATATGTACTTGCCCACCGGTACCGTACCTAAGTATGTACCTAGCCCAGGATCACCGCCTGCcctctcgcgcgccgcccaatCGCTGGCCGTCAGGATAGCCCATCGTCATTTGCATTGGGACAGGACCCTTTTTCTCCAGCGTGGGCCTAGCGACGCGATCCGCCTCTGCCATTTCCCAttccatccattcatcctTGCCATCCTTGCGTCTGTCCTGTCTGTCGACAAACGTTGGGCGACCctgatgctgatgccgccgcaCGCACACATTTGACCggtcgacgacccggccgccgccatgacacGACACGAGagagcgtgcgtgcgtgtccCGTGCGGTACCGAAGCgcaagcgcgcgcgcacacacacacacacacacacacgcacgcacgcaccaaAGGAAGCTCGACTCTTGACCGACGTTGCGGGGGATCAAGTGCCAGACGCTTGCTGCTTGCCGGTCCAATTCAGCTGCACGACACTCGAATGGAAGAAAAGGCAgcctctcgccgcccaccacgcaCCCGGCGCGCCACGACAGCCCTCACGCGCTCCCTCGCTGtttccccccccgccccccgcgcctCCGCTTCACGCGAGCCTCGTTGGGTGGCCGGGGCTGGGTTTggtttgcctgcctgcctgcccaccaccacgaccacctcctcctcctcctcctgtcaCGGCCAAGGGTGACTACACATGCACATAGTCTCGTGCTCGGGAGCTGCATTGACCAAGGGCAACCGTCGTCGCACCACATGGCAAGCCTGCACTGCACGTAtatgcgtgcgtgcctgctcGTACCAAAGCaaagcacagcacagcacagcacagcacagcagaGCACAACAGCCGCCCGGCCAACACCCCCAACCCCAGGGCAAGAGCACAGCCGCCACGCATGACGCTCAGTCAGCACTCTGGTCTGCTCTCGTACGCTCTGGTCCGGTTTGCCTCGTCGTTctcctggctggcggccccggcgcacGCGCGGGCAACGAACCAAAGCGCCCGTCAACGAGGGAGGCAGAGTGGCGGATGGACATTTGCGCTGGACACCTATCCCTGGCCCAGCAATAGTTACCTACTCGACAAATGGGAGCAGAGGATGGGGGAAATGGGAAATGGGAAATGAGGGAAAATGGCACACCGACCGAGTGCCTCAAACCCACACCCCCTTCCCCTGCCGCCTCGATAGCATGGCTTggcttgcccgcccgcctcccgccgtcCAACCAGACACGAGGGCACCGGCCAGCCACGCCGAGACAGGAAATAGACGACACACAAGCgcagggaagggggggggggggctacCCTGGCCCGACTGATGTCATGGATCGGCACCCTGCTCGCTCCTCCGTGTTGGACGGTGCCGTATGCGGGCCAAACGGTGGCCGtccaagccgtcgtcgaatCGAGTCCGTCGAGTCTTGTCGACCTACCCACACGCTGCGCACCTTGTAGGTATCGCCAAGTGTCGCAGCCGTTTGCTTACGGCAACCTTGCCAGGAGCACgagcacacacgcacacgcacggcACGGCCACAGCGGGCCAATGTGTGCCCTCTTTCTTGGCTTGGCACGAGacgggaggcgccgcccctctGCACTCCCTCAAAGGCCTCGCTGTCGACGGACGGTCGTGTCAGCCGTCCAACGCTGTTGGGGCAAAATCTCTGCCTCTCCCGCCGTGGGTCGGGTCGTGCgcaggaggaagaagggaggcgttcagctgctgctgccaacgTTTCTTAccgtccccgcccgcccacggtGACCgggtccttcttcttcgtagtactgtactgtactgtacttaCTTGTACGCACAGAGAGACGAGAcagccgccacgcccgcccagccaaCGAGGAATGGCGCTCGAATTGCGATGTGCGCCGTGTCCCGCtgcggcaacaacaacaacaacaacaacacatgcccccccgcccccgtcttCGCGCCCCGACCGCATGTGTCCTCGCTGCAGTGGCCCGCCCTGACCGGTTTGTGACAGAGGGCGCAGGGTCAGGGACAGGCGGTTGTGAGACTGCCCAACCAACACCGCCCGGTCTGTCAGCATGCGGATGAGCTGCCAAACTCATCCCCAGGCGAGGGCACGTGAAGCGCCGTCGCGAAGTGCAGGTGTACAGTCCTCCCGTTCGAACCAGTGGCTGATTGAGCGAGCCTTTTGGGCCGCCCCCAGAAGAGGTCTCACATTCTCATGATTGGAcaagggggcggcgcctgTGTCAACACATCCCCAGGCAGAAATGCTTTGTTTGCTCAGCAGCGAGTCAAGAGACGTCATCGGCCAGACCTTGCAAGCCTGGCGTGTCCCATCCATCgtcttgccttgcctcgtaCCCCCGGCGGTACCCCACGGTCTCGGGCCTTCGATTGGCCTTCTAGACGGCCGGGGTAGTGGCCCGTGATGCAGCGGCTTGAACCCCTTGCGCAGCCCGTctgccgcgcgccgcagccggtCGCGCTCCGTTGtcacctcgtcgccgcctcatTCATCATCGAATTTGAACAGAAACAGGACCGTCCGCCGGGCTGTCGCGACCCGGCTCCGCGGTCGCCACAGTTCGCCGTGCTCGTGATTGATTCAGCCCCATCCTCGTTTCAGCTCGTTTGggccgtgtgtgtgtgttttcCCGCGGGATGGCTGACGGGCCTGTAGTAGTTTCTCTCCCTCGTGCAACGAGGCTTGTTGCGTCTGAGCGTCGCGCGCAAGGACAAACGCGCGTTTTGCTTTTGCCCCTCGCCAGGCGCTGATCGTGAGCCAGAGCATTCCCACTCAAGCCACTCACACCAAGTACCGGCCGGTTTGAAGACTGTGctgcaacggcggcgggcggcatgcgGGTAGCGAAACAATCACATGGCGACGGAATCtcgtctgcctgcctcgcgCTGTCGATCGCCGCcttgccagcgccggcgccaatcCATTGCCGCTCTCGGCCGATCTTCACACACACGCAACAGTACATCATACCCTCAAGCCAgtctctgcctcgcctccgcGTGCCGATCTGGGTGTCATCCTGCAGGCTTACGACTGACAATCTGCCGACCCTGTCCGCGTCTCTACcgccccgccgtcgccatcccGGCGGTCAAGAAAAGGGACTCGCGCTCTGCATGCAGCGGCCGCCAGGTCATCGGCCGCCCACCGGTGGCAACCCGCAGGCCGTCCCTTGTCGACCCCCTCGAGAGGAGAGCGCAGAGGCCAGCTGCGTGGTGAATTTGTGACACTGACTGACGCAAGCCTTGCCGAGCGAGCAAAGCGTCCGGGGGCAGACAACTACCGACGTCACTCTGCATGTTTGCATCACGGCATTGACAAAGCGCCGagtcagcggcggcaccttcTTCGACGCCTTGACGACCATGATAAAATGGCAGCCCGGTGTCGCCGCTCCGGACAAACCAGCCCGCGGTCTACACAGTCGTCATAAATGATCATGGGCTGCCGCTATGATCCGCGTGCGTGCTTTGTAGGGCCGAATCGTCGTTCCCATGCCAGTGAAGCATTAGACAATAAATAATACTGTCCGTGGGTGCCCAAACCAACTCCATGCCAGCGCTCCTAGCCCTTGAAGCTATTTTCGTCCACGTCCATAGATGCCGAGGCGGGTCCTTGACAACGTACCACCGTTCCACCTTGAATAACCTCGCTTGCCATGTTGCCCCCCGCTCCGAGTTGCGGCGAGCATCTTTCTTCCTCTCATGGCCGGCCGTCCGGCTAGCCGAGTTGATGAGTCTCTCCTACTCGGTCCACCCGTCTCCCGCACCCCTCATCCAGTTCACAGCGACGAGGGTGAGCCCGTGCCGCTCGACAAAGGCAGGCGTGTCAAAGGAGCGCCGCTGCTCAAACTCTTGTCCGCCGACGTCCGCttcggcgaggtcgaggccgtcgggctcacggaagaggaggaagaggtaGCGGTGGGGTCTGGACCTGCGCACATCGTCTCGTCAGTCGAGTCTCGCCACGGCTTCTCAGACCGTCGTCCGTTGCGAGGGTGACCTCGTGATGAAAACGTCGTTGGGTGTGTATACGTATAGTATTTGCCCGGCAAGAGGTCCGGTCCTCCATTACATATAGCGCCGCGAGATTCATCCGCCTGGTCACCGCTGAGGCATCCACTCCACTGCCAAACTTTTGTTCATATACAGTAGCCGTGAGGGCAGACACGCTCAATCACCAGAGGAGGGGGCAAAGGCACACACGTACGAGTCCTTGGGGCCCGGGCCGAGGTACTCGGTCACGGCGGGCTTGgtctgcgcgacgacgccgtcgacgccggcgaggggctGCAGCCCGGGGAGCAGCCAGTGCCGCCAAAAGGCGAACTTGGGGTCCTCGGGGGTCGGCGCGTCGGGGTCTACGAGCATGAGCATGTAGGACGTGGTGGAGGGGACGTCAGTCTGAGGGATGTCCACGGTTTCATTCATTTGTTAGCCTGGGActtcttttcctttctttctttcttccgTGCTCCATCGTGCTTTCTCGTCTTTGCCATTGTTCTCTTCATCCGAGGAGaacggagggagggagggaatGGTATATGTCGAGCAAGGATGGAGGGAAGAAGGGAAGGTCTATATCGGGGACAGACGGATGGAGGGGGAAGCGAGTCAACAAGTAAAagggcggacggacggacggacctCGGGCTGGAAGCTGATAAACGGCGCGAGCTTGCACTCGTACGCGCGAAACAGGTTGCCCAGCTCAACGGGCCGCCCGTCGTAGGCGACGGACAGCGAGGTGCCGGGCGTGAAGTCGGCGGGGATGAAGCCCGAGGCGCGGCCGGGGACGAgaccggcgccgaggagcgacgcggcgagcagcggccgccgggagACGCTCGcgttatcgtcgtcgccggagGGGTTAttgccggtggtggtggtggacatggctgggctgggtcgGGGTGAACTTATGAGCTGAACTGGATGAGGTGGGGCGTTTGTTTCCCTTGGGAACGGGCGTATCTCGGAGACGATGCGTCGTGTGCACCTGTCTGTCGTTGAGTCGTGGTCTTTCGTGGATGGAAGGAGGCAGGCACCGCGTCGTCTGCGAGTGAAGCtgaggccgtcgtcaccggcctGGGGTCGTTCGTTCGTGAGGTGACGTGCGtggaggcgcgcgcggcgagcttgtTCACTTGGCGACGTGAGGGCTCATGTGTGAGTGGTGGAAGAATTCGCGGCACGCTGTGAGCTGGATCGTGGTGAGCTAGCTGGTCAGGCAGGCGTCAAGCTTTGTCGGCGGTCGAGCTGTGAGGACGGCTTGACGTGTTCAGCCATGTTTCGTTGTTTACTGCATGTCCTTCTTTTTGCGGACCTCGTAGGCATCTCTTATAGTCCTCAATAGCAAAGGGGGAATGACTCTGGGGTATGTCCTTTGACCGATGAGATTTGATGTCGAAACGTGGGCTATGGCAACACAGCTTAACCAGATTATGACAGATGACAGTTGGAAGCCTACTACTAATCACTGAATCACTTCGTATAATAGTAGCTACGCAGTCAGTATAGGGATTTCCATCCCGCAGCGTACATGAAGTTACCTCTCATTCCGTGCTGAAATAAAGATGGCCCCCGGAGGTGTAGGGTAGCGGCTCCGGGCCGGCCGGACGTGTGGACCGCGACCGGACCCGGGCTGTCCGACTTGCGCGTTTTGGAAGCACGAGAGAGTGCCGCTCGCTTTGCATGAACAGGAGAATGAACCCTATAGACCTGTCTACAAGGACGACATATAATGCTCATTACGCAGCGTTCAGGCCACCGAACCAGAAAACCGTCCCATGGCACCCGACTCCTCCGCAAGGACACGCCCATCGGTCCAggctcccgccgccatgggaCGTTACCCAGCAGCCTCGCTTGAACCACCGACCATCACCAGATACGCTCCCAGCACCGCCGGAAAAAGGGCATCCCCGCCAGGTGGGCGCGCCAGTTctcgtccaggccgccctcctcccacaCCCTGCTCTCGGCGTCGATCTCGGCCTTGCCGGAGATgaggtcggcctcgcgcgGGCGCACCAGGCGCGTGCGGCGATAGACCTTCCAGAAGGCGAAGAGCGCCGCGCTGTACGGCAGGCAAAAGTAGCTGGTGATGAAGCCCTGCGTCTTGAAGGGGTTCAGGGAGTCGAAGCCCACGAAGAGCAGCGCCGAGCAGCCGAGGAACAGGGCGCCGCACGCGGGCCAGGGGCCCCAGGGCGCGATGTAGGGGAGCCGCGACTCGTGCGCCGGGTGCAGGACGCCGTCGgggacgtcgtcgccggcctgggccttgcgcgcgcggaACCACCCCAGGTAGACGACGAGCATGGCCGTGTAGGTGGCGATGAGGcccgtggtggtgaggtCGACGAACcagaagaagacggtggcggccgatGTTGACGACACGAGGAAGGTGATGCAGCTGATGAGCgtgacggccatgacgcAGTAGACAGGGACGCCCGAGGAGTTGCAGCGCATGAAGATTCGCGGGGCCTGGCCATCTGCAAGCGAGTGCATATGTGATAGCAGCGTGTCAGCGAACAATTCGTTACACGAAAAGACTCTCCACGGAGAAAAGAACAAAAATCCAACAACAAATGGACCGCAACGTACCCCTGGCGAGCCCGTACAGAgtccgcgacgaggcgtaGAGGTAGGCATTGCCGCACGACCAGCCCGAGAGCAGGATAAACGCGTTGATCATGTCGGGCAGGCCGGTTATGCCCAGGTTCTTGATGCCAATGACCCAAGGCGAGGCCCCGGCAccggtgccgacgccgctgtcgagggcgccgatgagGTTCTTATCGCGGGCTTCACagatgatgccgacggcgaggacgccgatgATGTAGAAGGCAGCGAGGCGGTAGAAGATGAGGCGGGCCATGCGGGGGATGGTGCGGCGCGGGTTCTGGatctcgcccgcggccaggGCCATCATGTCGGGCCCGTTGACGGAGAAGCACGCGTAGGTGATGGCCttgaggacgccgaggaagcggcCGAGCGACTCGGGCTCGTGGACCTGGTACGTCAGCATGGCGTGCCCGCCGTTCCAGTTGCGGAAGCCGTAGGCGTCGT
Above is a genomic segment from Purpureocillium takamizusanense chromosome 2, complete sequence containing:
- a CDS encoding uncharacterized protein (MEROPS:MER0029866~EggNog:ENOG503P3BW~COG:S); translated protein: MSTTTTGNNPSGDDDNASVSRRPLLAASLLGAGLVPGRASGFIPADFTPGTSLSVAYDGRPVELGNLFRAYECKLAPFISFQPETDVPSTTSYMLMLVDPDAPTPEDPKFAFWRHWLLPGLQPLAGVDGVVAQTKPAVTEYLGPGPKDSSRPHRYLFLLFREPDGLDLAEADVGGQEFEQRRSFDTPAFVERHGLTLVAVNWMRGAGDGWTE
- a CDS encoding uncharacterized protein (TransMembrane:12 (i56-75o87-111i132-158o164-185i197-216o287-306i313-333o345-364i390-410o416-440i473-494o506-525i)~COG:E~EggNog:ENOG503NUY3) is translated as MVSKEEASVGFSTATDNGIAAVATREDDASVAKEALSPYAEYGQTKRGLTPRHVQLMTLGGAIGTGLFAGIGGVLSKAGPASLVLGFVIWSVAFVWPCNLAVAEMVAYLPIRGSIFELASRFVDPAMGFAMGWTYFYTCVMLVCVEYSAVATVMQFWIQDVNPAAWIAMAMVVCVLLNVVAVKWFGETEFFMASTKLLLIVFLVSLTIVTMCGGNPRHDAYGFRNWNGGHAMLTYQVHEPESLGRFLGVLKAITYACFSVNGPDMMALAAGEIQNPRRTIPRMARLIFYRLAAFYIIGVLAVGIICEARDKNLIGALDSGVGTGAGASPWVIGIKNLGITGLPDMINAFILLSGWSCGNAYLYASSRTLYGLARDGQAPRIFMRCNSSGVPVYCVMAVTLISCITFLVSSTSAATVFFWFVDLTTTGLIATYTAMLVVYLGWFRARKAQAGDDVPDGVLHPAHESRLPYIAPWGPWPACGALFLGCSALLFVGFDSLNPFKTQGFITSYFCLPYSAALFAFWKVYRRTRLVRPREADLISGKAEIDAESRVWEEGGLDENWRAHLAGMPFFRRCWERIW